ctctggggacgTGCGAGTGTAGGATTTCTTCAGGAGCTTCCAGGGAGACGGACTGGCCCTGGGACCAGGCAAGGTGGTCACCTGCACGTGCCAGCATCGTGGCTTCTGGGAGCAGAGTTCTGGGAGGACCCTCCGCAGCTCCCAAGCTTTGTCCTTGCTCCCAGGCTCGCGGGAGGGTCTGAAGCTGGAGGCTGGTGGAGTGAACGGGATCAACCCCAAACTCAGGGGTCCaggcccctcccccatctccatcTTCACAGGGGTGACCCCTCAGCAGGGCGAGCAGATGGCTCACGAGCCCCGAAATGACCCCACGGGCGTTTCTCCGAGACCGCAGCCCTGGCCGTCACACCCGAACAACGGGTCTGAGTTACCAACGGTGGCGAACGCAACAGCACACGGCATGAGTGTGGATGGGGCCCACGCCTTTTCCGCTTACGAGAACGCTCTCTTCCTTGCGATTGTGCTCGTGAGCCTCTGTGGGTTGGTGGGGAACGGGACGGTCATCTGGCTGCTCGGGTTCCGCATCAAGAGGAACCCCTTTTCCGTCTACATCCTCAACTTGGCCGGTGCCGACTTCgccttcctcttctgcaaaagCGTCAGGTTCCTACTTTTGGTTTTAAATCGCTCCGTAGCTGTGCTCAATGTGCTCATACGAGGGGTCACCTTCTCTTCTTACCTGGGGGGTCTGAGTCTGCTGATGGCCGTCAGCATCGAGCGCTGTCTGTCCGTGCTCTTCCCCATCTGGTACAGATGCCGCCGCCCGGCGCAGCTCTCGGCCATCGCATGCGCTCTGATTTGGGGGCTGTCATTGTGTCCGGGGATCTTGGTGTTCTTGTGTGTCCACTTTGTGGACTTCTTGTGTGATGTAGTAAACTTGGTCTATTATGGGATGTTCTTCCTTACCTTTCTGGTGCTCTGTGCGTCCAGCCTTGTTCTGCTCATCAGGGTGCAGTGCTTCTCCATGCGGAGACAGCCCGCCAGGCTCTCCAGGATCGTCCTTCTCAC
The nucleotide sequence above comes from Equus quagga isolate Etosha38 unplaced genomic scaffold, UCLA_HA_Equagga_1.0 70771_RagTag, whole genome shotgun sequence. Encoded proteins:
- the LOC124234094 gene encoding mas-related G-protein coupled receptor member X4-like, encoding SREGLKLEAGGVNGINPKLRGPGPSPISIFTGVTPQQGEQMAHEPRNDPTGVSPRPQPWPSHPNNGSELPTVANATAHGMSVDGAHAFSAYENALFLAIVLVSLCGLVGNGTVIWLLGFRIKRNPFSVYILNLAGADFAFLFCKSVRFLLLVLNRSVAVLNVLIRGVTFSSYLGGLSLLMAVSIERCLSVLFPIWYRCRRPAQLSAIACALIWGLSLCPGILVFLCVHFVDFLCDVVNLVYYGMFFLTFLVLCASSLVLLIRVQCFSMRRQPARLSRIVLLTVLAFLVLGLPLGAGLLADKLSPSLPYFDILLPILHLLSALNSGVNPLIYFFMGRQRQQRGRKPLREVLQSALTEDVELSTEEPPSPDDT